One Fontisphaera persica DNA window includes the following coding sequences:
- a CDS encoding CHASE2 domain-containing protein, translated as MSWRWLKPVPLITTLSIVVVVTTLRLLVNSPLFPNWRFLMSVEEDAFDWRMRGLYRSQPPVASNLAAVFIDDETLKIINERYGFSWPLPRQLYGRMVRELTAQGAKVIGFDILFDSAHPRHTNTDVTLPNGQVLGSDEFFARELAAAGPRVVLAVMGESMMDPATGALVWQPLLPNPRFTNGVRLAHIMSEADADGITRRAVAFHEDTGPHRSGRYWMLGLVMAATELGMDLSQAEIDRGRIVLRPAQGPARVLQVDGKRRFLVNWSMTWNDPRLTKISLEEVLDMDAARQAGQPVTNALFKDKLVVVGSIGTGNNLSDIGATPLSKETFLVSKHWNLASQLITHQLIKEAPLGLEIVLIILMSFAGFILTWVARPWLATLAVMATLAGYLALSYFVFIRALYVLPVATPLLGALLSCHFAAMAYRVVFEQKEQRRIKGIFSKVVAPSIVNELLESEHLSLGGAQRRVTVYFADVRGFTQYTDEVQRQAEEYVRQHQLTGHAADEYMDARAEELLATVNLYLSTVAGIIKDHGGTLDKYMGDCVMAFWGAPQPNPRHAVSCVRAAIAAQSAIYRLNQERERENQRRQAENAKRVTAKLPPLPLLPLLRLGSGINTGMVTVGLMGSEDHLFNYTVFGREVNLASRLEGISGHGKIIIGQGTYEDLKRDDPALAAICIPLAPMPVKGFQEPVAIYEVRWKPEENPPRTAGA; from the coding sequence GTGTCCTGGCGATGGCTTAAGCCGGTACCCCTGATTACCACCTTGTCCATTGTGGTGGTGGTCACTACCTTGCGCCTGCTGGTGAATAGCCCCCTCTTCCCCAACTGGCGGTTTCTGATGTCCGTTGAGGAAGATGCCTTCGACTGGCGGATGCGTGGTCTTTATCGTTCCCAGCCGCCGGTGGCCAGCAACTTGGCGGCGGTGTTCATTGATGATGAAACCCTTAAAATCATCAATGAACGTTACGGCTTCTCCTGGCCCCTGCCGCGCCAGTTGTACGGGCGGATGGTACGCGAGCTGACCGCCCAGGGGGCCAAAGTGATTGGGTTTGATATTCTTTTCGACAGTGCCCACCCCCGCCATACCAACACCGACGTGACCCTGCCCAACGGCCAGGTCTTGGGCAGCGACGAGTTTTTTGCCCGGGAGCTGGCCGCAGCCGGGCCCCGGGTGGTTTTGGCCGTGATGGGGGAGTCTATGATGGACCCGGCCACGGGGGCGCTGGTCTGGCAACCGCTGCTGCCTAATCCCCGCTTCACCAACGGTGTGCGGTTGGCGCACATCATGAGCGAGGCCGACGCCGACGGCATCACCCGCCGGGCGGTGGCCTTCCATGAAGACACCGGCCCCCATCGCTCGGGCCGTTACTGGATGCTGGGGCTGGTCATGGCGGCCACCGAGTTGGGCATGGATTTGTCGCAGGCCGAAATAGACCGGGGGCGGATTGTGCTCCGGCCGGCCCAGGGGCCGGCTCGCGTCCTGCAAGTGGACGGCAAACGGCGGTTCCTGGTGAACTGGAGCATGACCTGGAATGACCCGCGCCTGACCAAAATCAGCCTGGAGGAGGTGCTGGACATGGATGCCGCCCGGCAGGCGGGGCAACCGGTGACCAATGCTTTGTTCAAAGACAAGCTGGTGGTGGTGGGAAGCATTGGGACCGGCAACAACCTAAGTGACATTGGCGCCACGCCCCTCAGCAAGGAAACTTTTCTGGTCAGCAAGCACTGGAATCTGGCCAGCCAGTTGATTACCCATCAGTTAATAAAAGAGGCGCCGCTGGGCTTGGAGATTGTCCTTATTATTCTCATGAGCTTTGCGGGGTTTATCCTCACCTGGGTGGCGCGCCCCTGGCTGGCCACGCTGGCGGTCATGGCGACGCTGGCCGGTTACCTGGCCCTGAGTTATTTTGTTTTTATTCGCGCGTTGTATGTGTTGCCGGTGGCCACGCCGCTGTTGGGCGCTTTGTTGTCCTGCCATTTTGCCGCCATGGCCTACCGGGTGGTGTTTGAGCAAAAGGAACAACGCCGCATCAAAGGCATTTTCTCGAAAGTGGTGGCGCCTTCCATCGTGAATGAGCTGCTGGAATCGGAACATCTTTCGCTGGGTGGCGCCCAGCGGCGGGTCACGGTCTATTTCGCCGATGTGCGCGGCTTTACCCAGTACACCGATGAAGTGCAGCGGCAGGCCGAGGAATACGTGCGCCAGCATCAGTTAACCGGCCATGCGGCCGATGAATACATGGACGCCCGGGCGGAGGAATTGCTGGCCACGGTGAATCTCTACCTCTCCACCGTCGCCGGCATCATCAAAGACCACGGCGGCACGTTGGATAAATACATGGGCGACTGTGTCATGGCCTTCTGGGGTGCGCCCCAGCCCAATCCCCGCCACGCGGTGAGCTGTGTGCGAGCGGCCATTGCCGCGCAATCGGCCATCTACCGCCTCAATCAGGAGCGAGAGCGGGAAAACCAGCGTCGGCAGGCGGAAAACGCCAAACGCGTCACTGCCAAACTCCCCCCCCTGCCCTTGCTGCCCCTGTTGCGGCTGGGTTCAGGCATCAACACCGGCATGGTTACGGTGGGGTTGATGGGGTCCGAGGACCACCTATTTAATTATACTGTTTTTGGCAGGGAGGTGAACCTGGCCAGCCGCTTGGAGGGCATTTCCGGCCACGGCAAAATCATCATTGGCCAGGGAACTTATGAGGATTTGAAACGCGATGACCCGGCTTTGGCCGCCATCTGCATTCCGTTGGCCCCCATGCCGGTCAAGGGTTTTCAGGAACCGGTGGCCATTTACGAAGTCCGGTGGAAACCGGAAGAGAATCCCCCGCGGACGGCTGGCGCGTGA